ACGTGTGTAGAAAAGGAAGACTAAATCCAGGCATGATGCTTCTGGTGGATTTTGAGAAGCATATTGTTGTAAATGACGATGCCTTAAAAGAACAGTATTCATTAGCAAGGCCATATGGGGAATGGCTCAAAAAGCAGAAGTTAGAACTAAAAGACATAGTTGATTCTGTTCAGCAATCTGAAAGAGAGCCACCGACAATAGCAGGAGTTGTGCCcgtaagtataaataaaaatccgTGTGAACTTTGCTTGAATTTGTAGTTGCCAATTCTCACTGATACATTTTCCACGAGTTACAGGCATACGGTGATGATGTGGATATGGAAAATATGGGGATTCATGGTTTATTGGCTCCTCTAAAAGCTTTTGGGTACGTAATATCCACCCTGAATATACTCTTCACTTTATCTGTTGCATTTTCAGAGGATATGTTTATATAGTCTGTTTTATTCAAGCAGATATACTGTTGAATCCTTGGAAATGTTATTACTTCCCATGGCAAAAGATGGTACGGAAGCCCTTGGGTCAATGGGAAATGATACTCCTTTAGCAGTAATGTCGAATAGAGAAAAACTCACTTTCGAATATTTCAAGCAAATGTTTGCCCAAGTGACAAACCCACCTATTGATCCTATTCGAGAGAAAATAGTCACTTCAATGGAATGTATGGTTGGTCCAGAAGGTGACTTGACAGAAATCACCGAGGCACAATGCCACCGTCTTTCCCTAAAAGGCCCCCTTTTATCCGTTGAAGAAATGGAAgccattaaaaaaatgaatcataGGGGATGGCGGAGCAAAGTTATAGATATAACATACTCGAAGAGTCGTGGTAAGAAAGGGTTGGAGGAAGCCTTGGACAGGATATGTGCAGAAGCACATGATGCAATTGGTGATGGCTACACTACCCTTGTGCTGTCTGATAGAGGTATTATATTATACTTGAATTGTGTATATACTATATGCTCTGCACTTCCTTCTGATCGATTTGTATCTCATATTGTATCTTGTAGCCTTCTCAAGGGAACGTGTTGCCGTGAGCTCCCTACTGGCTGTTGGTGCTGTTCATCAACATCTAGTGAAAACACTTGAGCGTACTAGAGTTGCATTAATAATAGAATCTGCCGAGCCACGAGAAGTGCACCATTTCTGTACACTTGTTGGCTTCGGTGCTGATGCTGTATGCCCATATTTGGCTGTAGAGGCAATTTGGCGATTACAGGTTGATGGAAAGATCCCACCAAAATCAAGTGGGGAATTCTACTCAAAAGATGAGCTGGTTAAGAAGTACTTCAAAGCAAGCAACTATGGAATGATGAAAGTGCTTGCGAAGATGGGAATATCTACTTTGGCCTCTTACAAAGGTGCTCAGATTTTTGAAGCTCTGGGTCTTTCATCAGAAGTGATTGCCAGGTGCTTTGCTGGAACCCCAAGTCGAGTCGAGGGCGCAACATTTGAGATGCTTGCTCGTGATGCTCTTCAATTGCACGAGTTAGCCTTTCCTTCTCGGGTTTTCTCTCCAGGAAGTGCTGAAGCAACTGCATTGCCAAACCCTGGGGATTATCATTGGAGAAAAGGCGGTGAAATTCACCTGAATGATCCACTTGCCATGTCAAAGCTTCAAGAGGCTGCGAGAACTAACAGCATAGATGCCTATAAACAGTACTCTAAGCTCATTCACGAGTTAAATAAAGCTTGCAATTTGCGGGGACTTCTGAAATTTAAAGAGGCAGCAGTAAAAGTTCCCCTTGACGAAGTAGAACCTGCCAGTGAGATAGTTAAGCGGTTTTGCACTGGGGCTATGAGTTATGGATCAATATCACTGGAGGCACACACAACATTGGCAACTGCTATGAATAAAATGGGAGGAAAATCCAACACAGGTTtgcttttaaagaaaatatggCTTTATGTTGTTACAGGAAAAAACTGTCAAGTTTCTTTTCGAgggtgtgtgtgtatatatccAAATGCTTTTTGGCACAATTTGTACGTGAAAAACATCTGTTTTCTTGTGGTTTATTTTTTCTAGATCAATTTCctaaattttcttattcttaTGAAATGATTTTTTGTTGACTTTTTCCAAAGGTGAGGGAGGTGAGCAGCCATCTCGTATGGAGCCTCTTTCTGATGGCTCAATGAACCCTAAAAGGAGTGCTATCAAACAGGTTGCTAGTGGGAGATTTGGAGTTACAAGTTACTATCTTACAAATGCGGATGAATTGCAGATAAAGATGGCCCAGGTAACtgtcaaaaatatcaaatttggaTTTGATGTTCTTTGTATTTCCTGATACTATAAAGAAAATCATCAGATGGTCTCTAATATCTGAGTGTTGTTCTACGTATATTTGATTACTTCACTTGACCTTCGGGAAAGTTGAATTTTATCATTGAATGTAGAATACTAGAATTGTACTATTTTAACTTATGTTTTCCTCAGGGAGCAAAACCAGGTGAAGGCGGTGAACTTCCTGGCCACAAGGTTATAGGAGACATTGCTGTCACAAGGAATTCAACTCCTGGTGTAGGACTTATCAGCCCACCTCCTCATCATGATATTTACTCCATTGAAGATCTTGCCCAATTAATTCATGATCTAAAGGTTCATATCTGGCTTAAATCCTTTTACATTGGATGCTTTTGGTTGAATTTCGTTGTCTTGGGTGTTCTTCCTCAATCCCTTTTTGTTTATATGTAGAATGCGAACCCTGCTGCTCGAATTAGTGTGAAGTTGGTATCTGAAGCTGGAGTTGGTGTAGTTGCCAGTGGAGTTGTTAAAGGCCATGCTGATCATGTCTTGATCTCTGGCCATGATGGAGGTACAGGAGCATCCAGATGGACTGGCATAAAAAATGCTGGTCTTCCTTGGGAACTTGGCTTGGCTGAGACCCATCAAACTTTGGTGGCTAATGACCTTCGAGGTCGCACCGTTCTCCAAACTGATGGGCAACTTAAAACAGGAAGAGATGTGGCCATAGCCACTCTTCTTGGTGCAGAAGAATTTGGTTTTAGCACAGCTCCACTCATTACTCTTGGCTGCATAATGATGCGCAAGTGTCACAAGAATACCTGCCCTGTTGGCATTGCTACGCAAGATCCAGTACTTAGAGAGAAGTTTGCTGGAGAACCCGAgcacgtcattaacttttttttcatgatAGCAGAGGAAATGCGAGAAATTATGTCCCAGCTTGGGTTTCGTACTGTCAACGAGATGGTTGGTCGTTCAGACATGCTCGAAGTTGATAAAGAAGTCATTAAAAGCAATGAGAAACTAGAGAACATTGACCTTTCTTTATTGCTTAGACCTGCAGCTGAACTGCGACCAGAAGCTTCTCAATACTGTGTTCAAAAACAAGATCATGGTTTGGACATGGCGTTGGATAATAAGCTTATAGCCCTGTCCGATGCTGCTTTACAAAAGGGTCTACAAGTATACATTGAAAGTCCAATCCTTAATGTAAACCGTGCGGTGGGAACTATGCTAAGCCATGAGGTTACTAAAAGGTACCACTTAAACGGTCTTCCAACAGACACTATTCACATCAAATTTGAGGGCAGTGCAGGCCAAAGCTTTGGTGCATTCCTCTGTCCTGGCATCACTTTGGAACTTGAAGGTGATGGCAACGACTATGTTGGTAAAGGGTTGTCAGGTGGTAAGGTTGTAGTTTATCCTTCAAAGGTGAGTACCTTTGACCCTAAGCAGAATATTGTAATTGGTAACGTGGCTCTGTATGGGGCCACATCTGGTGAGGCATATTTCAATGGTATGGCAGCTGAAAGATTTTGTGTGCGTAATTCTGGTGCTAAGGCAGTAGTGGAAGGTGTTGGTGATCATGGATGTGAGTACATGACTGGTGGGATAGTTGTTGTGCTTGGAAACACAGGCAGAAATTTTGCTGCAGGTATGAGCGGTGGGATTGCTTATGTTCTTGATATGGATGGAGAGTTTCTATCTCGGTGCAACCATGAGCTTGTAGATCTGGATAAGATTGAGGAGGAAGAGGATATCGCTACTCTAAAAATGTTGATCCAACAACATCAGCGCCACACAAATAGTGTGCTTGCCAAGGAAGTGCTTGCTGACTTTGATAGTCTTCTTCCAAAATTTATCAAGGTTTTCCCCAAGGAGTATAAACGAGTTTTGGCAAGTATGAAATTGAAGGAAGCCTCCAAAGATGCCGCAGAGTCTGCTTCTAAGCATGGAGAGGAGCAAGGTGAAATGGAATTGGCGGAGAAAGATGCTTTTAAAGAGCTCAAGAAACTGGCTACTGCATCATCGAATGGGAAGCCTAGTGAGGTAatattaacttctttttttaagACGGGATCCATTTACACCAAATGTAGCTCTTGATATACTTACATTTTGAAAAAAGTTAAATcttttataataactttatatGGTTAAATTTTGTTCGTCCACCTCGCCAAGAAAATTTATCGTATGGAATAAATCATTTCtacaaaatttcatataattCAAAACTGTTTGATACTTGAAtactcatttatatttttagttggCTGATGTCTTCTAATATGTCCTAACTATTGAACAGGTTGAATCTTCAAAGAGGCCTAGTCAAATAATTGATCCTGTCAAACATAGGGGTTTTGTTGCTTATGAGAGGGAAGGTGTTCAGTACAGGGATCCCAATGTTCGAATGAATGATTGGAAGGAAGTGATGAAGGAAACACAACCTGGTCCACTTTTGAAAACCCAATCTGCCCGTTGCATGGACTGTGGTACTCCTTTCTGTCATCAGGTGTGCATTGCCACTTCCATGAACTTCTTTCTTTTGTAACTTCAAATTTTCACTTTCATCATTTAAACTAAAGAATACTTAAATCAACTTGCAGGAAAACTCGGGGTGTCCTCTTGGAAATAAAATACCAGAATTTAATGAGTTAGTATACCAAAACAGGTGGCGTGAAGCATTGGAGCGGCTTCTTGAGACAAATAACTTTCCAGAGTTTACTGGTAGGGTATGCCCAGCACCTTGTGAAGGTTCTTGTGTCCTTGGTATTATTGAGAATCCAGTATCCATTAAAAGCATAGAATGTGCCATCATAGACAAAGCTTTCGAGGAGGGTTGGATGGTGCCACGACCTCCAGTGAATAGAACTGGGTATACACTTTTTTCCATCTAATTGACATCTCCTCAGTTTTATTTCCGTTATTTCTGATGTTTCATTTCAATCAGATAGGTCTAAATGTACAATCCACAACATGGTGTCTTGTAACTTTCACTTATTAATATGTATGGCTTGTTGtagttattataattaaacCGATCAGTAGTTAAAGTTTATTGTAATTATCCCCAAGGTAATAGTTCCATTAGTAAATATCTGAATTCATACAGGAAAAGAGTGGCCATTGTTGGAAGCGGACCATCTGGCCTGGCAGCTGCTGACCAACTGAATAAAATGGGCCATACAGTAACAGTTTATGAAAGAGCTGATAGGGTTGGAGGGCTTATGATGTACGGGGTTCCCAACATGAAAGCTGACAAAGAGAATATAGTTCAACGGCGTGTTAACCTTATGGCAGAGGAGGGGATTAACTTTGTCATGAATGCTAGTGTCGGGCATGATCCTTTATACTCTCTTGACAGGCTTCGAGAGGAAAATGATGCTATTGTCTTAGCTGTAGGAGCCACAAAACCAAGGTGAGACATAACGCAGGAGTCCATATTATCATTGTTTGTAGTTTCAGTTCAATTTTGCTTGGAATGgatgtataataataaaataaaacagtcGTTGTTGTTAAGAGATGGGAGTTTTACGTTCAATGCAGGGATCTCCCAGTACCCGGTCGGGAGCTGTCCGGTATTCATTTTGCTATGGAGTTTCTGCATGCAAACACAAAAAGCTTGCTTGATAGCAATCTTCAGGATGGAAACTTCATTTCTGCCAAGGGAAAGAAAGTTGTGGTCATTGGTGGGGGTGACACGGGCACGGATTGCATAGGGACATCAATTCGGCATGGGTGTAGTAGCATTGTAAATCTGGAACTTCTACCTCAGCCACCACAAACTAGGGCCCCAGGCAACCCTTGGCCACAGGTTAGATCCATGTGAAATTAAAGTTGTGTTTATTCTTGCAGTCCATCTCGTCAATATTTAAATTCGACATATCGCTTGACATTACTCGGACCATTCACTAAAATGAGCCATTTAAATTTAAAGGACCCTTTAAATGTGGTAATGACTTTTTTAACTAAGTATTTCTGGAATACAGTGGCCTCGCATATACAGAGTAGACTATGGGCACCAAGAAGGTGCAGCAAAATTTGGCAAAGATCCAAGATCTTATGAGGTATTGACTAAGCGGTTTGTGGGAGATGAAAATGGAATAGTAAAGGGACTTGAAATAGTACATGTTCGCTGGGAGAAGGATGCTACTGGGAGGTTTCAATTTAAGGAAATTGAGGGCACTGAGGAGATTATTGAGGCTGACCTGGTTTTACTGGCCATGGGATTCCTTGGCCCTGAACCTGTGAGTATCCATAATAGCTTCATCTCGTCATAATACCTCACCCAAAGTTGTCCCATAATCTCGTCATAAGACTTGATAtcataaaaaaactgaaaaaaaattggttttaaaaggcaaatatatcattaattttaataactgtTATTTCATCAGTTCATTTCTGAACATATTTCCTATATTGTGATTTTAACCTGGAATGTTACATGCCTTGGTACAAGTTATGTGCATTACAAAGTTGCTAATAACTAATTTTTGTGCTCCGGGTATGGCAGACAATCGCAGAGAAGTTGGATATGGAGCGAGACAACAGGTCAAACTTCAAGGCAGAGTACGGTCGCTTCTCAACTAGTGTTAGAGGGGTGTTTGCAGCTGGAGATTGTCGACGTGGTCAGTCCCTGGTAGTATGGGCAATTTCAGAGGGGCGACAAGCTGCGGCACAAGTTGACAGATACCTAACAAATGAAGATATAGAGCACAATATAGCCCGGAATCCAGATGAACTTATGAAGCACAAGCAGGACCTAACCAAGAAGGGCACCGTTGCTGTGGCAAATAAACAGTGATAACTTAGAAGACTTCTGTCATTTATGGTTTCTcacatttttaattgaataatagaAGATGACTCCAAGGTCCAAGGTTCATTTAGCTGCTGTCTCATCTAAATAGAAGAGTGGATATAATAAAGAAGCGATTTAAGTTAGTGCCTAGAAAATTATAATGTCTCTTTTAAGCAGTGCAGAGGCTACCTGCTGGAAAGATTAGTTCTTAGCTAATTGTCGCATCGTGTAGTATGATATGTACAGTTTGGTAATTAGTGATTCCTGTTATTGTTTCCAATTTGAATTGCTTTGAGTGAGTAGAGTTGTTGAATATGCGAGTTGTGCTTTTCATTTTATCTCATCTCATCTCCCTCATTTTTCCACAGCCAAATGCTGATTGCAATGTTATTCGCGGATAAAAATTCTCAAACTAATAACAAGAGACAAAAGGATTctttaaagatttcaaaatgataaagaatcaaaactaattaatttgAACCAATTCGTTTTGAAATTGTCACTGCTAAAACCCTGAAAGTggaataaactaaaattaaaaattgaaaaaatgagTTGTTAAAATTATGAAAGATGAACATTAATAAAACTGAAGCCTTctaaaaagatttataaaacTGAAGCCTATCCAGAAATCCCAAAAGATTTATAAAATGGAGACAACCTGAGACCACAACAAGAATGTAGCCTAAGTCCCATGTGGTGCATTCAATTGCTTCTCTTCTATGTTTATGCTTCTTCAAGCAAGCAATAATTCAAATTGCCAGCGTGATGACGCACAGTAAAACCCATCCCCAGTACGTTATCTACACTAATTGTTTGGGTACCAATGGAATTTTATTGATATgtaatatataatgataaaataataattatttgatactattattcattattttttttctcatgttttttcttttacagatataaatttttataactatttttttctcacatatgtcaaaatcaacaaaaatccCCTTACCATCATTACTCCTGATAATATCTATAAAAATCTGAATATAGTTATCTGAATATTGAACAGTCTAGCACCACTCTGAACATTTCATCGAAAGCTGAAGTCAACACTCAGCACTTTCCCAAACATGAAAATCCCGAATCCCATACTCTCGCTCTTCATCCTCTTGAACCCTTCCCTAGTACTGGCAAACATAGAGACATGTTCAGACAGCGTTTGCCAGGGTGGTGAGCCAGTAATCCGATTTCCCTTCCGCATAGAAGGAAATCTCGCAGAACCATGCGGATACCCAGGCTTCATAGTCTCCTGCAACCAGAACGCCCAAACACTCCTCAACCTACCAAATTGGGGCCCACTCAAAATCCAAACTATAAACTACGCCGCACAGCAACTGTGGGTCAACGATCCCGACAACTGCCTCCCCAAACGTCTTCTCTCTCTCAATCTCTCCACCTCTCCCTTCCGTGCCGTTTACCACCAGCAGTTTACCTTCTTCAACTGCTCCGTCAATTTGGCGAACCTCGTTCGTCGATACCGTCCTATAGGTTGTCTGAGCGATTCTCCCAAGTACGCCGTTTTCGCCACGCCTTCTACGACTGTGGTTGGCCACTTGTCTTCCGTGTGTGATTTCGTGGCCACGGTGAAGGTGCCTGTGCAGTCACCGTTTTACGATCAAGTCACATCGTCGGAACTCGGCGAGGATCTGCGTCTCTCGTGGGATTCGCCGGCGTGCGGTAGGTGTGAGTCCCACGGTGGCCGGTGCGGCTTTAAGAGTGACGAGACTTTTGAGCTTGACTGTTATGGTTTCCCTTCGAAAGGTAGGTCCCCGTCCCACTGTCTATCTGAAAACTTTTAGCAAATTTATTTCTCTAATTTAgtaaaatcaaaaattaaattggGGTAAAATGTGATTTATGCAAgtgaaacaatttaaatatgttaaatacttttttataattattttatattatttagtttttattgatAATGAGACATTAAAAACTTGTTAAAAGACAGCAATTTTAATACcgatttttgtaattaaaagaattttaactaatgttataattaatatggttttaaaaaagttttttgtgtaatttttttatctagtattaatactaataaatgtctaaaaaatatatttaaattttaggaGAGTctaaaaaagatatatttacattttagaAAATTCTAAAGCATATACTTAAATGTTCAAATACTGAAATTGATATGAACATTTCTGgtaaatatattcaatattttagaaatttcgTAGGAAGCAAACGAATATTGTAgcaatttatgtttatattcattttaatataagttattaaaatgaattttacattaataatgaTATAACAGAATTATAAATCTTTTGAAGAATAAAATTCGTCACCTGAAAAATAAGAGTAGAACCTATTCTGCAAGCTTTAGTCCCAACCTCTCGTTGAGTCAACTGAAAGATTgtatccctaagctcacaccattaaggtgatcatcacaatagaaaaatcataaataaagaCAGACCACAGAAAATGCAAGAGTAAACTAGTTTACAATTgagaaac
This Vigna angularis cultivar LongXiaoDou No.4 chromosome 4, ASM1680809v1, whole genome shotgun sequence DNA region includes the following protein-coding sequences:
- the LOC108329895 gene encoding putative RING-H2 finger protein ATL21B, with translation MKIPNPILSLFILLNPSLVLANIETCSDSVCQGGEPVIRFPFRIEGNLAEPCGYPGFIVSCNQNAQTLLNLPNWGPLKIQTINYAAQQLWVNDPDNCLPKRLLSLNLSTSPFRAVYHQQFTFFNCSVNLANLVRRYRPIGCLSDSPKYAVFATPSTTVVGHLSSVCDFVATVKVPVQSPFYDQVTSSELGEDLRLSWDSPACGRCESHGGRCGFKSDETFELDCYGFPSKGISRGARYAIAICIGVPAMLCSFGVLSCICSWLKMRNHDGPWTHETVADFEALVGSRPTSSVSGLDRPTIESYPKIVIGENRLLPKKGEKMCSICLSEYMPKETVKSIPECGHCFHAQCIDEWLPLNASCPICRTSPRKFPQPRARSST